A single Bacillus mesophilus DNA region contains:
- a CDS encoding GNAT family N-acetyltransferase: MEYVRVQSIDEPLFKQLHDLMKEVFPPEEVLEFSLWKEPLEDPSIFVYVAVHEGKVVGITEYRYYPQWNVAMTDFTIVGQAGLSLGRFLANNRLSHLQKIAQENGGQQLQGMFAEIYDPYQKEDFDFGGVPMMNPFVRREVLSHLGYQRLDFKYVHPSWENNGAAVSGLDLCFMPISKELTELPASLVVDFLTTYYSVLPDKPAEWLTMVEELKKKENVALLPL, encoded by the coding sequence ATGGAATATGTAAGAGTTCAAAGTATAGATGAACCACTATTTAAGCAACTACATGACCTAATGAAAGAAGTATTTCCTCCAGAAGAGGTGTTGGAGTTCTCCCTTTGGAAAGAACCTTTGGAAGATCCAAGTATTTTCGTCTATGTAGCTGTACATGAAGGTAAGGTTGTCGGTATTACTGAATATCGGTACTATCCACAATGGAATGTAGCGATGACAGATTTTACAATCGTAGGTCAAGCAGGACTAAGCTTAGGGCGCTTCTTAGCAAACAATCGTCTATCTCATTTACAAAAAATAGCTCAAGAGAACGGTGGACAACAGCTTCAAGGAATGTTTGCTGAAATTTATGATCCATACCAAAAAGAGGATTTCGATTTTGGCGGAGTTCCTATGATGAACCCATTTGTTCGTCGTGAAGTATTATCACACCTAGGCTACCAAAGACTAGACTTTAAATATGTTCATCCTTCATGGGAAAATAACGGAGCAGCTGTTTCCGGACTAGACCTATGCTTCATGCCAATCAGTAAAGAACTAACAGAACTACCAGCATCATTAGTAGTTGACTTCTTAACAACCTATTACTCAGTTCTACCAGATAAGCCTGCTGAATGGTTGACTATGGTTGAAGAGCTAAAGAAGAAAGAAAACGTAGCGTTACTACCTTTATAA
- a CDS encoding TetR/AcrR family transcriptional regulator: MSPRMGLDKVTIIEVAVELANNEGMEAVTLATLAKRLNIRTPSLYNHIEGLDDLRNKLALIGMNRLFHGLKAAIGNKTGDEAVHAMSIGYVQFSRQNPGLYELTLAAPNPENIEIQQAGKSIVELTIEVLQEYKLERENAIHAVRGLRSLLHGFASLEQKQAFGLPVNLDKSLHLLVNTFLAGLHSLK; encoded by the coding sequence ATGTCACCGAGAATGGGATTAGATAAAGTAACAATTATAGAAGTTGCGGTTGAGCTAGCTAATAATGAAGGAATGGAAGCTGTTACTCTTGCCACTCTCGCTAAGAGACTGAACATCCGCACACCCTCTTTATATAATCATATTGAAGGGTTAGACGATCTAAGAAATAAATTAGCATTGATTGGAATGAACCGATTATTTCATGGCTTGAAAGCAGCGATTGGAAATAAAACGGGTGATGAGGCAGTTCATGCTATGTCAATCGGATATGTACAATTTTCCAGACAGAACCCTGGCTTATATGAACTAACCTTAGCCGCCCCTAACCCAGAGAATATTGAAATTCAACAAGCAGGAAAAAGCATTGTCGAACTTACCATTGAGGTACTTCAAGAATACAAGCTAGAAAGGGAAAACGCCATACATGCTGTTCGAGGTCTTCGAAGCCTCCTCCATGGATTCGCCTCCCTCGAACAAAAACAAGCATTCGGATTACCAGTCAACCTAGACAAGAGTCTGCATTTGTTAGTAAATACCTTTCTAGCAGGATTGCATTCGTTAAAATAG
- a CDS encoding carbon-nitrogen hydrolase family protein — MKIRVSAVQYHLHSIQSFEDFAAQCEHYVKTAAEYGSEFVLFPEFFTTQLLSIGSSQGTGLTINELPGFTEQYITLFTRLAVVHKMHIIGGTHVINREDKLYNVAHLFYPDGRVEEQAKLHITPTEVHEWNMAAGNDFNVFDTEKGRIAILTCYDIEFPEIVRIAKAKGADVIFCPSCTDDRHGFHRVRYTSHARAVENQVYVVLTGTVGSLPTVDFMRANFGQAAIITPNDIPFPPQGLLAEGELNNDMLVTADLDLSLLYEVREKGSVTTWRDRRTDLYTDWHDIKVNR, encoded by the coding sequence ATGAAAATTCGTGTTTCTGCAGTTCAGTATCACTTACATTCAATTCAGTCTTTTGAGGATTTTGCTGCTCAATGTGAGCATTATGTTAAAACAGCTGCTGAGTATGGTTCAGAGTTTGTGTTGTTTCCTGAATTCTTTACGACACAGCTTTTATCGATCGGTAGTAGCCAAGGAACAGGTTTAACGATTAATGAGCTTCCAGGCTTTACTGAACAATATATAACGTTATTTACTAGATTAGCTGTTGTGCATAAGATGCATATTATTGGTGGTACCCACGTGATCAACAGAGAAGATAAGCTTTACAATGTTGCTCACTTATTTTATCCAGATGGTCGAGTAGAGGAGCAAGCGAAGCTTCATATTACACCAACTGAAGTACATGAATGGAATATGGCTGCTGGAAATGATTTTAATGTGTTTGACACCGAAAAAGGTAGAATTGCCATTTTAACATGCTATGATATTGAGTTTCCTGAAATCGTTCGAATTGCCAAGGCAAAGGGTGCAGATGTAATTTTCTGTCCTTCTTGTACAGATGATCGTCATGGCTTCCATCGAGTTCGTTACACCAGTCATGCGCGTGCGGTTGAGAACCAGGTTTACGTTGTACTAACAGGTACTGTCGGTTCACTTCCAACGGTTGATTTTATGAGAGCCAATTTTGGGCAGGCAGCAATCATTACACCAAACGATATTCCATTCCCACCACAAGGACTGTTAGCGGAGGGCGAATTAAACAACGATATGCTTGTTACAGCAGATCTTGATTTAAGTCTTCTATATGAAGTAAGAGAAAAAGGTTCTGTAACGACTTGGAGAGATCGTAGAACAGACCTTTATACTGATTGGCACGATATAAAAGTAAACAGATAG
- a CDS encoding threonine/serine exporter family protein produces MWIQQVITSFIASAAFGVLFNAPKNSLIKCGFVGMVGWMIYFILVEYKFDLIIATYLAAFFIAFISQFFARRYKTPIIIFSVAGIIPLVPGGLAYDAMRNIVSNEYNFAIESAVKVFLISGAIAIGLVSSEVVNQVMRKIQYRFKRIEG; encoded by the coding sequence ATGTGGATTCAACAGGTAATCACTAGCTTTATTGCATCAGCTGCGTTTGGGGTTTTATTTAATGCACCGAAAAATAGTTTGATTAAGTGTGGATTTGTTGGAATGGTAGGGTGGATGATTTATTTTATCCTAGTTGAATATAAGTTCGACCTTATTATTGCTACCTACCTAGCGGCCTTTTTCATTGCCTTTATTAGTCAATTTTTTGCGAGACGATATAAAACACCAATTATTATTTTTAGTGTAGCGGGGATTATTCCACTTGTACCTGGTGGATTAGCTTATGATGCAATGCGCAATATTGTTTCAAATGAGTATAATTTTGCTATAGAATCTGCGGTGAAAGTGTTTCTAATTTCAGGTGCGATTGCAATCGGGCTTGTTTCCTCTGAAGTGGTAAATCAGGTGATGAGGAAAATACAATATAGATTCAAAAGAATTGAAGGATAG
- a CDS encoding DUF4004 family protein, producing MEEELLSKKELLEYTGISYGQLYRWKRMDLIPESWFIKKSSFTGQETYFPKEKIVGRVQKILELKDAYSLEELAAFFSPNPANVNVSLEELKGFLRETTLQYTQSKNSQLTNLSFNDVFYLFICEKLAEQKSSSFQKLYEEELVFLKDLDFSKQNTAYDLLAISKKQEVVWMLTPVDSQMIFQQQVTIIFKISLIEYLNELKIRLSN from the coding sequence ATGGAAGAAGAGCTTTTATCAAAGAAGGAATTGTTGGAGTATACGGGTATTTCATACGGACAGCTGTATCGCTGGAAGCGAATGGACCTTATTCCAGAAAGCTGGTTCATTAAGAAATCAAGCTTTACTGGACAGGAAACTTACTTTCCAAAAGAGAAAATTGTAGGTAGGGTCCAAAAAATCCTTGAATTAAAGGATGCTTATTCATTAGAAGAGTTGGCAGCATTTTTTTCGCCGAATCCTGCCAATGTTAATGTTAGCTTGGAAGAGCTGAAAGGGTTTTTAAGAGAGACTACTTTACAATATACACAGTCTAAAAATAGTCAGCTTACTAACCTTTCTTTTAATGATGTATTTTATTTATTTATATGTGAAAAGCTCGCTGAGCAGAAGAGTTCTTCTTTTCAAAAGCTTTACGAAGAAGAGCTAGTTTTCCTTAAGGACCTTGACTTCAGCAAACAGAATACAGCCTATGACCTTCTAGCTATTTCAAAAAAACAAGAAGTAGTATGGATGCTTACCCCTGTAGATAGCCAAATGATTTTTCAACAGCAGGTCACGATTATTTTTAAAATAAGCTTAATAGAGTACCTAAACGAACTAAAGATTAGGCTATCAAATTGA
- a CDS encoding MBL fold metallo-hydrolase — MQINRVGSIIQLAFMPKVFPVNCYFVEEEDGLTLIDTGMDFCVKGIVAAAKEIGKPIVRIVLTHAHDDHVLGLDSLKELYPDVPVYLSKRDSRLLAGDKSLDANEPGTPIKGGVPKNLKTKPDILLEDGDIVGSLLVVSTPGHTPGSMSFFDTRSRAIVAGDAFQTKGGIAVSGKLNLLFPFPAMATWNKEVAIESARKIRELNPILLAVGHGKMIKDPVQSIDVAIEAALRAVN, encoded by the coding sequence ATGCAAATAAATCGTGTTGGTTCTATCATTCAATTAGCATTTATGCCTAAGGTTTTCCCAGTTAATTGCTACTTTGTAGAGGAAGAGGATGGATTGACGTTAATTGATACTGGTATGGATTTTTGTGTGAAAGGGATTGTTGCTGCAGCGAAAGAGATTGGGAAGCCAATTGTAAGGATTGTATTAACGCATGCACATGATGACCATGTACTTGGTCTTGATTCACTTAAGGAACTCTACCCGGATGTTCCGGTTTATCTTTCTAAGAGGGATTCTCGGTTACTAGCAGGAGATAAGTCGCTTGATGCGAATGAACCCGGTACGCCTATTAAGGGTGGTGTTCCTAAAAATTTAAAGACAAAGCCAGATATATTATTAGAGGATGGAGATATAGTTGGTTCTTTGTTGGTCGTTTCCACTCCAGGGCATACACCAGGGTCAATGTCATTTTTTGATACGAGGAGTAGAGCAATTGTAGCGGGTGATGCTTTTCAAACAAAAGGTGGTATTGCAGTATCGGGTAAGCTTAATCTCTTGTTTCCTTTTCCAGCTATGGCAACATGGAATAAGGAAGTAGCGATAGAGAGTGCTAGAAAGATTAGGGAGTTAAATCCAATTTTATTAGCGGTAGGGCACGGGAAGATGATTAAGGATCCAGTACAATCTATAGATGTAGCAATAGAAGCTGCACTACGGGCAGTAAATTAA
- a CDS encoding threonine/serine exporter family protein, with protein MKEKEQQRRYDIIDVCLLAGKIMLQSGAETYRVEDTMERIAVSYGIHHSESYVTPTGIIFSTGGPEITKLVRIMSRTTDLYKVTVVNSISRRISNGELSLDDAHEQLQEVESSKEAFPLYLQVLAAAIASGCFLIMFLGGWNDFIPACIAGGVGFIVSSYINRVIEIKFFAEFSASLTIGLLALLFVVTGIGHELDKIIIGSVMPLVPGLLITNAVRDLMAGHLVSGISKGAEAFLTATAIGGGISMVILLF; from the coding sequence ATGAAAGAAAAAGAACAGCAAAGGCGCTATGACATTATAGACGTATGCTTATTAGCAGGTAAAATCATGCTGCAAAGTGGAGCTGAAACGTATCGGGTTGAGGATACGATGGAACGAATTGCAGTTTCCTATGGAATCCATCACTCGGAAAGTTATGTGACGCCAACCGGGATTATCTTTTCAACGGGTGGACCAGAAATCACAAAGCTTGTTCGGATTATGAGCAGAACAACAGATTTATATAAGGTAACCGTTGTGAATAGCATCTCAAGGAGAATTAGTAATGGGGAGCTAAGCTTGGATGATGCTCACGAACAGCTTCAGGAGGTTGAATCTTCTAAAGAGGCTTTTCCATTATATCTACAGGTTTTAGCGGCTGCGATTGCGAGTGGTTGTTTCCTTATTATGTTTCTGGGTGGCTGGAATGATTTTATCCCGGCTTGCATCGCAGGGGGAGTAGGCTTTATCGTTTCCTCTTATATCAATCGAGTGATTGAAATTAAGTTTTTTGCGGAGTTTTCTGCTTCTTTAACGATCGGTTTATTGGCTTTGTTATTCGTGGTAACTGGAATAGGGCATGAACTAGATAAGATCATTATCGGGTCGGTAATGCCACTAGTACCTGGCTTGCTCATTACGAATGCAGTACGTGATTTGATGGCAGGGCATTTGGTATCGGGGATTTCAAAAGGGGCTGAAGCCTTTTTAACCGCAACTGCTATTGGTGGCGGTATTTCGATGGTCATTTTATTATTTTAG